The DNA window AACAACAGGAGCACCACCAGTAAGCCCCAAAACACCACCCATTTACGGTTTAAACAACGGAACATGGATTCCGCCATGCCATGTTGACTGGCATAAGACGTGGTGACCATTAACACTAACGAAGCAACCCTTGCTACCAGCGGAATCAGCACCAACCAAACCGCCAAATCCAACGTCAGTAACTCGACCAACAGCACCCATTTGGCTAACAGCAACAAAGCGATGGCTACGCCACCGCCCGTGCCAATTCGGCTGTCCTTCATCACCTCTAACGCGCGTTGCTGATTGCCACAGCCAGCCAACCAGCCATCGGCAAAATCCGCAACACCATCAATATGCAGTGCGCCGGTTTGCCAGACCCAAAATGCCAAAATCAACAAGGCCACCACACTTGTGGGCAAAGCAAATTGCACCAGGCTAAGCAGCCACAAGCCTGCCCCAATCATCAATCCGATGATCGGTAACCAAGCTAAAGCACGCCCCATATCCTGTTCGGTCACCTGGGCAAACTGCGGGGTCGGCCAGCGAGTAAAAAACTGTAAGGCCAACCAAAAAGACTTCAAACCCTGCGCCATAAACCTAGCCCTTGCTATCTAACCTGCGTTCTAACAGAGGCTGCATTAGACATAATTGACTAAACACGCCCTGTTCGGTGTGATGCACCTCAAATCCAATCAAAGTACCATAATCGATTTTCAACTGGAACAACGCCTCATTTGCTAAACCTAATTGCTGCTGCAACACCAAACGCATCGGCCCGCCATGACAAATACACAACACATCCTGCTTTAACGCGACCAAATCCAACCAGGCCTGCTGAATACGGCTTTGCATCGCCGCAAAAGTTTCAGCCTGAGGAATAGCATAGTCAAATGGTTCATCGTAATAGGCTTGCAAGGCTTGGGGATTAAGATCGGCTAAGGCACAGCCATCCCACGCGCCCCAATCGCGCTCTTGCCAGTTGCCATCCAATAGCAAAGGACGCTGCATTTGCGCTGCTAAGTCCTGCGCTAAACCCGCACAGCGCGCTAAAGGTGAGCTCACCAGTCTATCCACCTTCAACGCCAACAAGGCTTGCTGCAGTCGTAATGCACTGTCAGCCTCCGCTAAACAATGGGTGCGCCCAATAAACGGTGTCCCTGAGAACTGTGCCATTAAAGCAGGATGGCGAACCAGATAAATATGTTGCTTTAAAGACATCAGAAGCCTTTAACCAGCAAG is part of the Thiomicrospira microaerophila genome and encodes:
- the cobS gene encoding adenosylcobinamide-GDP ribazoletransferase, which gives rise to MAQGLKSFWLALQFFTRWPTPQFAQVTEQDMGRALAWLPIIGLMIGAGLWLLSLVQFALPTSVVALLILAFWVWQTGALHIDGVADFADGWLAGCGNQQRALEVMKDSRIGTGGGVAIALLLLAKWVLLVELLTLDLAVWLVLIPLVARVASLVLMVTTSYASQHGMAESMFRCLNRKWVVFWGLLVVLLLLVLQPGLFVLGLVWWWIRFVIVRTLGGMNGDTAGMMTELIELAMMLGLIALVSLNLAGWASLISSLVN
- a CDS encoding histidine phosphatase family protein, producing MSLKQHIYLVRHPALMAQFSGTPFIGRTHCLAEADSALRLQQALLALKVDRLVSSPLARCAGLAQDLAAQMQRPLLLDGNWQERDWGAWDGCALADLNPQALQAYYDEPFDYAIPQAETFAAMQSRIQQAWLDLVALKQDVLCICHGGPMRLVLQQQLGLANEALFQLKIDYGTLIGFEVHHTEQGVFSQLCLMQPLLERRLDSKG